A window of Plantibacter sp. PA-3-X8 genomic DNA:
GCCTCGTCGATCTGCTCGGAGCCACCGAGGCATTCGGTGACGTCGTCGCCGGTGAGCTCGACGTGGATGCCTCCCGGGTGCGTCCCTGCGGCGCGGTGGGCTTCGAAGAACCCCTTGACCTCGTCCACGACGTCGTCGAAGCGGCGCGTCTTGTAGCCGGTGGGCGTCGTGAGTCCGTTGCCGTGCATCGGATCGGTGACCCACAGCGGCGTCGCGTCGGCACCCTTGATCGCCTCGAGCAGCGGAGGCAGGGCGTCCCTGATCTTGCCCGCACCCATCCGCGTGATGAACGTCAGGCGCCCGGGCTCGCGCTCGGGGTCGAGCTTGTCGATGAGACGCAGCATGTCGTCGGCCGAGGTGGTGGGGCCGAGCTTCACGCCGATCGGGTTGCGCACGCGCGACAGGAAGTCCACGTGCGCGCCGTCGAGCTCACGGGTCCGCTCACCGATCCACACGAAGTGGGCCGAGGTGTTGTACGGCGTCCCGGTCCGCGAGTCGATCCGCGTCATCGGTCGCTCGTAGTCCATGAGCAGCGCCTCGTGGCTCGAGTAGAACTCCACACCGCGCAGCTGGTCGAAGTCGGCTCCGGCCGCCTCCATGAACTTGATCGCACGATCGATGTCGCGCGCCAGTCCCTCGTACCGGTGGTTCACCGGGTTGGCGGCGAACCCCTTGTTCCAGCTGTGGACCTCGCGGAGGTCGGCGAACCCGCCCTGGGTGAACGCCCGGATGAGGTTCAGCGTCGATGCGGAGGTGTGGTAACCCTTGACGAGCCGAGCGGGGTCGGCCGTGCGCGACTCCGGGGTGAAGTCGTAGCCGTTGACGATGTCGCCGCGGTAGGCGGGCAGGGTGACGTCGCCCCGCGTCTCGGAGTCGTTGGAGCGCGGCTTGGCGAACTGCCCGGCCATCCGGCCCATCTTGACGACCGGCATCGACGCACCGTACGTGAGCACGACGGCCATCTGCAGGACCGTCTTCACACGGTTGCGGATCTGCTCGGCCGTCGCACCGGCGAAGGTCTCCGCGCAGTCGCCGCCCTGGAGCAGGAATGCATTGCCGCTCGCCGCCCGGGCCAACCGGTCGCGCAGGATGTCGACCTCGCCGGCGAAGACGAGCGGAGGGAGCGTCGCGAGTTCGGCGGAGGCACGCGCCACCGC
This region includes:
- a CDS encoding class II 3-deoxy-7-phosphoheptulonate synthase, whose translation is MAEPSVIAGLDYWRELPIKQQPSWPDQAAVARASAELATLPPLVFAGEVDILRDRLARAASGNAFLLQGGDCAETFAGATAEQIRNRVKTVLQMAVVLTYGASMPVVKMGRMAGQFAKPRSNDSETRGDVTLPAYRGDIVNGYDFTPESRTADPARLVKGYHTSASTLNLIRAFTQGGFADLREVHSWNKGFAANPVNHRYEGLARDIDRAIKFMEAAGADFDQLRGVEFYSSHEALLMDYERPMTRIDSRTGTPYNTSAHFVWIGERTRELDGAHVDFLSRVRNPIGVKLGPTTSADDMLRLIDKLDPEREPGRLTFITRMGAGKIRDALPPLLEAIKGADATPLWVTDPMHGNGLTTPTGYKTRRFDDVVDEVKGFFEAHRAAGTHPGGIHVELTGDDVTECLGGSEQIDEATLATRYESLCDPRLNHMQSLELAFLVAEELAAAK